In a single window of the Bacillus rossius redtenbacheri isolate Brsri chromosome 8, Brsri_v3, whole genome shotgun sequence genome:
- the LOC134534770 gene encoding longitudinals lacking protein-like isoform X4, with protein MMEARSEQLTLQWDDFHSNLSTSFHSLLQGEELVDVTLAADGRFIQAHKLVLSVCSPYFKSLFKANPCQHPIVILKDVGHKELVDVLQFMYRGEVSVGQEDLAEFLKTAELLQVKGLAGDDADVPEVS; from the coding sequence ATGATGGAAGCGAGAAGCGAGCAGTTAACCCTGCAGTGGGACGACTTCCACAGCAACCTGTCGACGAGCTTCCACTCGCTGCTGCAAGGGGAGGAGCTGGTGGACGTGACGCTCGCGGCCGACGGTCGCTTCATCCAGGCCCACAAGCTGGTGCTGTCGGTGTGCAGCCCGTACTTCAAGAGCCTGTTCAAGGCGAACCCGTGCCAGCACCCCATCGTCATCCTCAAGGACGTGGGCCACAAGGAGCTGGTGGATGTGCTGCAGTTCATGTACCGCGGCGAGGTGAGCGTCGGCCAGGAAGACCTCGCCGAGTTCCTCAAGACCGCAGAGCTGCTGCAGGTCAAGGGACTGGCGGGGGACGACGCGGACGTGCCCGAG